Proteins from one Myxococcales bacterium genomic window:
- a CDS encoding SUMF1/EgtB/PvdO family nonheme iron enzyme, with amino-acid sequence MLPVLRALAPWSAVLSVVALSLASAELGASAPPSHSSPELEAPLEAEADPPSAPLERAPIFTRSGASSAPPGSPTAGASCPPEMQRVEGSYCPEVEQRCLRYLDSPKARFGTYRCAVYAPSRCLSPQRTPLRFCIDRDEHVTAGASLPDNDVSLRSAEKSCAREGKRVCRESEWNFACEGEQMSPYPYGFERDASACNTDHGDLVDDAGKLRDKRAAAGAHPRCVSPSGVRDLSGNLEEVVARDGPGPTHLALKGAYWQPSRNHCRAAQYGHDAWYHGTETGYRCCSDLGN; translated from the coding sequence ATGCTGCCCGTTCTTCGCGCGCTCGCTCCCTGGTCCGCCGTTCTTTCCGTGGTGGCTCTGTCGTTGGCGAGCGCGGAGCTCGGGGCGTCGGCACCACCGTCCCACTCGTCGCCCGAGCTCGAGGCCCCGCTCGAGGCGGAGGCGGACCCGCCTTCGGCGCCGCTCGAGCGCGCCCCGATCTTCACCCGCAGCGGCGCGTCGAGCGCACCTCCGGGCTCCCCAACCGCAGGCGCAAGCTGCCCACCCGAGATGCAGCGGGTCGAGGGCAGCTACTGCCCGGAGGTCGAGCAGCGCTGTCTGCGTTATCTGGACTCACCCAAGGCCCGCTTCGGCACCTACCGTTGCGCGGTGTACGCACCCAGCCGATGCCTCTCGCCCCAGCGCACTCCCCTCCGCTTCTGCATCGACCGCGACGAACACGTGACCGCCGGCGCGAGTCTGCCGGACAACGACGTGAGCTTGCGCAGCGCGGAAAAGAGCTGCGCGCGCGAGGGCAAACGCGTGTGTCGCGAGAGTGAGTGGAACTTCGCCTGCGAGGGCGAGCAGATGTCACCCTACCCGTACGGGTTCGAGCGGGACGCCAGCGCGTGCAACACGGACCACGGTGACCTGGTCGACGATGCGGGAAAGCTGCGCGACAAACGCGCGGCCGCCGGCGCACACCCACGCTGCGTGAGCCCGTCTGGCGTGCGTGACCTGAGCGGAAACCTCGAAGAGGTGGTGGCCCGCGACGGCCCCGGTCCCACACACCTGGCGTTGAAGGGCGCGTACTGGCAGCCGAGTCGCAACCACTGCCGCGCCGCACAATACGGGCACGACGCTTGGTACCACGGCACCGAGACCGGCTATCGCTGTTGCTCCGATCTGGGCAACTGA
- a CDS encoding 6-phosphofructokinase codes for MAICVGGGPAPGINSVIGAATIRACLAGVPVIGIRDGFKWLMQGEIEHVTPLTVEKVSRIHFRGGSIIGISRTNPTKEQKLLENTVISLLRMNVDRLVTIGGDDTAYTALKLSQQAQGRIAVAHVPKTIDNDLDLPENLPTFGFQTARHVGVGIVKDLQVDAYTTSRWYFIITMGRKAGHLALGIGKAAGATLTLIPEEFQGPKIRLDTIVDTLAGAIIKRLSYGRSDGTAVLAEGLVEQLHPDDLRGLTEVERDAHDNLRIAEINFGEILKTRVVARLREYGIKSTIVAKNIGYELRCTDPIPYDMEYTRDLGHCAAEYLLEGGTDALVTIHRGVFRPLALAKMIDPETQRMKVRMVDITTEHYRIARRYMLRLRRDDFLDAHELAKLAATANMSLEDFRARFEYLVENEPPPIQFLPGYSPPESTPVPAPVSPG; via the coding sequence ATGGCCATCTGCGTCGGAGGGGGACCGGCGCCTGGAATCAACAGTGTGATCGGTGCCGCCACCATCCGCGCGTGCCTCGCGGGGGTCCCGGTGATCGGGATCCGCGACGGCTTCAAGTGGCTGATGCAAGGTGAAATCGAGCACGTGACGCCGCTCACCGTCGAGAAGGTCAGCCGCATTCACTTCCGCGGCGGCAGCATCATCGGGATCTCCAGGACCAATCCGACCAAAGAGCAGAAGCTGCTGGAGAATACCGTGATCTCCCTGCTGCGGATGAACGTCGACCGCCTGGTCACGATCGGCGGGGACGACACCGCGTACACGGCGCTCAAGCTGAGCCAGCAAGCTCAGGGGAGGATCGCCGTCGCCCACGTGCCCAAGACCATCGACAACGACCTGGACCTGCCGGAGAACCTCCCGACGTTCGGCTTCCAGACGGCTCGCCATGTTGGCGTCGGCATCGTCAAGGACCTGCAGGTCGACGCCTACACGACCAGCCGCTGGTACTTCATCATCACCATGGGTCGCAAGGCCGGGCACCTCGCCCTCGGCATCGGCAAGGCGGCCGGCGCCACGCTGACCTTGATCCCGGAAGAGTTCCAGGGGCCGAAGATCCGTCTCGACACCATCGTCGACACCCTGGCCGGAGCCATCATCAAGCGGCTCTCCTACGGGCGCAGCGACGGCACCGCGGTCCTGGCCGAAGGGTTGGTCGAGCAACTACACCCCGACGACCTGCGCGGTCTGACCGAGGTCGAGCGCGACGCTCACGACAACCTCCGCATCGCGGAGATCAACTTCGGCGAGATCCTGAAAACGCGCGTCGTGGCGCGCCTGCGGGAGTACGGGATCAAGTCGACCATCGTGGCGAAGAACATCGGCTACGAGCTGCGTTGCACCGACCCCATCCCGTACGACATGGAGTACACGCGTGACCTCGGGCACTGTGCGGCGGAGTACCTGCTCGAAGGGGGTACGGACGCCCTGGTCACGATCCATCGCGGGGTGTTCCGACCTCTCGCCCTGGCCAAGATGATCGATCCGGAGACTCAGCGCATGAAGGTGCGAATGGTCGACATCACGACGGAGCACTATCGCATCGCGCGGCGGTACATGCTGCGCCTGCGGCGGGACGACTTCCTGGACGCGCACGAGCTCGCAAAACTCGCCGCGACCGCCAACATGTCGCTGGAAGACTTCCGCGCGCGCTTCGAGTACCTGGTCGAGAACGAGCCGCCCCCCATCCAGTTTCTGCCGGGTTATTCCCCGCCCGAATCGACGCCCGTGCCGGCGCCGGTGAGCCCAGGCTGA